The genomic DNA CGTAAATATGCATGGCGTGTAAAATAATTGAACCAAGACTAATCCCTGCAAAATGCGCTTTCTCAATAGATAGCCCGTCGAGCACCTTCACCACATCTTTCGACAAGAGTTCTGGCGTATAATCAGGTACTTCAGGTTTATAATTCACCGACCCACCATGATCACGTAAATCTATAAAAAGAAGGTTATAATGCTTTTTAAATGCTTCTACTTGCTTGTACCAAATATTCGAATTGCCACCCAATCCGTGAAGGAATACGACCCACTCATGCTTTGGGCTCACGATGTGTGTTTCATGATATAACAAATGAACTGTCCCCTTCTCTATCACTATCAATTTGCTTTAATCGACCATTATCAAAATGCTACTCTATTGTAATGTATTTTCTGATTTATGTCGTGCTTGAATAGTAATAAGAGAACAAATTCTTTTGAAACACGCTTTTTTTTAGACACAAATTCTAGGGGACTTATCAACGAAATCATTCAGATTTATCGTGCAAACTCGTATAGAGTGAATGCTCCTTAATGTAGTAATAGCAAGCTTCCGGCAGCAAATAACGTGGCTCGCCTCCCATCGAAAACTCTTCCCGAATATAGCGAGAGCTAATCGACATCGACAGCCCTTTATCGATTAAATGAAAGGTATTGCCGTCATCATAATTTCTCAATAGCGCAGATTGACTAATCGCTTGCAACATATTGATTCCTTCGCGAGCCATCACGATAAATTTATTTTCTCGAATGAGTGATTCAGCCTGTCCCCACTTACCGGCACCGATATCTACTAGTAAATCAGCGCCCATTATAAAGTAGATTTCATCGCCTTTGTATATCTCTTTAAAATGTCTCAATGTTTCATAGCTTGTTACATTCCAAGGTTGTTGCTGCATTTCATAATCATCCGCTATAAATTTATCGTGATCTTGGATTGCCAACTGCACCATTTCCCACCGATGCTCGTCAGTGGTTTGCATCGTTTTATCTCTACGTTTATGTGAACAAGGAAGAAAAATGACTTTATCCAATTGACAACGGTGCGCAATCGTACTTGCCGTCCATAAATGTACGTTGGTGATTGGATCAAATGATGATCCATAAATCCCGATTTTCGCCATACTCTTGCCCTCCTTCAGTTGGCCTTACACCACTTCAGCACCTAATGTGTTGGCAAAATGCCCAAGTGCCCAGTCATGCCCCGCCTGATTGAAACTTGCTACACCTCGTTCGTGTATGACAATTTTGTAGCCTTTGTTGTACGCATCAACAGCCGTATGGAGAATACAAATATCCGTACAGACTCCGACAAGATGTAGCTCAGTAATGCCTCGCTCGCGCAATGTAAGATCCAAATTCGTTCCGGCAAAAGCAGAATATCTCGTTTTATCGATCCATAATACTGCATCATTCGCTTCGTTTGCTTGATAAAGTGTGTTCAACTCCCCATACAATTCCCTCCCTGCTGTATGCTCGATATTATGGAGTGGAAACAACTTAGACTCCGGATGGTAAGGATCATGTTCTTTATGTACATCTATTAAAAAAACGACCAACTCATTGTTGTCAATGAAGGTCTTTGTCAAGTCACAAATATACGGCAA from Sporosarcina sp. FSL K6-1522 includes the following:
- the nadD gene encoding nicotinate (nicotinamide) nucleotide adenylyltransferase — translated: MAKIGIYGSSFDPITNVHLWTASTIAHRCQLDKVIFLPCSHKRRDKTMQTTDEHRWEMVQLAIQDHDKFIADDYEMQQQPWNVTSYETLRHFKEIYKGDEIYFIMGADLLVDIGAGKWGQAESLIRENKFIVMAREGINMLQAISQSALLRNYDDGNTFHLIDKGLSMSISSRYIREEFSMGGEPRYLLPEACYYYIKEHSLYTSLHDKSE
- a CDS encoding isochorismatase family cysteine hydrolase, with the translated sequence MKKALLNIDYTYDFVAPEGKLTCGEPGQQLLPYICDLTKTFIDNNELVVFLIDVHKEHDPYHPESKLFPLHNIEHTAGRELYGELNTLYQANEANDAVLWIDKTRYSAFAGTNLDLTLRERGITELHLVGVCTDICILHTAVDAYNKGYKIVIHERGVASFNQAGHDWALGHFANTLGAEVV